The Microbacterium sp. W4I20 genome segment CTGCGGCAATCTGCTCACGGGCCGAGCGACCGGTGGTGCGATAGGTGATCGAGACGTCCTCGAAGATGAGATCGGGCATGTCACCGGGTCCTTAGCGTCGGGTTGGTGATGTTCTCGACGGCGCGACCCATCAGAGTGAAGGCGAGCACGACGAGGACGATCGCGAGGCCGGGGACGAGCACGTACCACCAGTAGCCGCTCGTGGCCGCGGAGACGTCCATCGCGTTCTTCAGGATGGAGCCCCAGGACTGCAGCGTGGTGTCGCCGAGCCCGAGGAAGGCGAGCGTCGATTCGGAGATGATGGCGGATCCGACCGTGAGCGTGGTGTTCGCGAGCACCAGCGGCAGCACGCCGGGCAGCAGGTGCTTGATGATGATGTGCCAGTGGCCGGCGCCGAGCGCGCGGGAGCGCTCGATGTAGTCGCGGGATTCGACGGACAGGGTCTGGGCCCTCACGACCCGAGCGGTGCCCGCCCAGGAGGTGAGACCGATCGCGATGATGATCGTCCAGACTCCGCGGCTGAGCACCGAGGACAGCACGATCGCCAGGATCAGCGCCGGGAGCACCAGGAAGAAGTCGATGATGCGCATCATCAGTCCACCGAAGAATCCGGTGAAGTGACCGGCGGCAATCCCCACGAGGGTGCCGATGATCATCGACATCGCAGTGGCCGCGAGGCCGACGAGCAGCGACACCCGCGCTCCCCACACCATGCGTACCCAGAGCTCTCTGCCCTGATGGTCGGTGCCGAGCAGATGCTCCCACGACGGGGGAGCGAACCGCTCGACGTCGACGAGCTTCGTGACGTCGAGCATGCTCGGCGGTGCGATCACGGGGGCGAGCAGGGCGATCACCGTCACGATGACGAGGAAGACCAGACCGACCATGCCGGCGCGGTGGTGCGAGAACTGCCGGCAGAAGTCGGCGAAGGCCACGCCTCGGCGATGCCAGGCGAGCGCACGCGGGGAACGGACGGACGGCGCTGACGTGCTCATGCGCGCCTCACTCTCGGGTCGAGCTGTCGATAGATGAGGTCGGCGACGAGGTTCATCACGATGATGATCGCGGAGAACACCACGAACGTGCCCTGCAGCAGTGGCAGGTCGGGGCCGGAGATCGCCTCGAACGTGAGCTTGCCGAGGCCGGGCCAGGAGAAGACCGTCTCGACCGTCACAGCCCCGGCGATGAGCCCGCCGATGTGCATGAAGACGAGAGTGACCGTCGGCAGCATGGCGTTCGGCACCGCGTGACGGCGCCGGACGAGGTCGTCGCGAAGACCCTTCGCACGCGCGGTGGTCAGGTAGTCGGCACCCATCTCCTCGAGCAGCGAGCTGCGCATCACCATGAGGTACTGGGCGTATACGACCGCGACCATCGTGATCACGGGCAGCACCATGTGCGAGACGACGTCGAGCACGGCGCCCACGGGATCCGTCGGCGGATTGGGAGAGACCATCCCGCCGGTCGGGAACCAGTGCAGCGTGCCACCGAAGACCATCAGCAGCAGGAGAGCCAGCCAGAACGTCGGTACCGACCAGAACACCAGCGAGGTGCCCGAGGCGATGCGGTCGAA includes the following:
- a CDS encoding ABC transporter permease — its product is MTNAVPPSTSAIATSGSAEEQPQGVGALRYILAKLGGAAISMAMVILLGFFAFKILPGDPVASIARERGMSAEQADQLREQLGLNKPLWQQFIDYLGNVFTLNFGTSYVYRTSVSELIGAYFWNTILLTGTAAVLAIALGLWLGQKAAWKHGSTFDRIASGTSLVFWSVPTFWLALLLLMVFGGTLHWFPTGGMVSPNPPTDPVGAVLDVVSHMVLPVITMVAVVYAQYLMVMRSSLLEEMGADYLTTARAKGLRDDLVRRRHAVPNAMLPTVTLVFMHIGGLIAGAVTVETVFSWPGLGKLTFEAISGPDLPLLQGTFVVFSAIIIVMNLVADLIYRQLDPRVRRA
- a CDS encoding ABC transporter permease — its product is MSTSAPSVRSPRALAWHRRGVAFADFCRQFSHHRAGMVGLVFLVIVTVIALLAPVIAPPSMLDVTKLVDVERFAPPSWEHLLGTDHQGRELWVRMVWGARVSLLVGLAATAMSMIIGTLVGIAAGHFTGFFGGLMMRIIDFFLVLPALILAIVLSSVLSRGVWTIIIAIGLTSWAGTARVVRAQTLSVESRDYIERSRALGAGHWHIIIKHLLPGVLPLVLANTTLTVGSAIISESTLAFLGLGDTTLQSWGSILKNAMDVSAATSGYWWYVLVPGLAIVLVVLAFTLMGRAVENITNPTLRTR